The genomic window CGCCAGCAATACGAGCGCCAGTGCAATCGCGAGATAAGGAAACTTCACCGTCGCCGCCTGCTGAATCCGGTACGCATGGAGCATCAGCGGCGTCATCTTATCGGTGTTCTCGACCGTCTTCTCGGCTCCGCGCAGAATCAGCCAGCCACCCAGCGGAGGCCCAATCGTCGTGCCCAATGAATTGAACGCCTGCGTCAAATTCAACCGGCTCGATCCGGTCTCCGGCGGTCCCAGCACCGTGACATAAGGGTTCGCTGCGACCTGTAGCGCCGTAATGCCCGCCGCCAACACGATCAAGGCTGCAAGGAAGAGGGGGAACGATGGCAGATTCGCTGCGGGAATAAACAGCGCCGCTCCCACTCCCATCGTCAGCAACCCCAGCACCATCGTTCGCTGATAACCAATCCACTCCACAACCTTGCCCGAAGGAATTCCGAACGCGGCATACGAGGAGAAGAAGGCAAACTGCACCAGCATCGCCTGGGCATAGTTCAGATCGAAGATCGCCTTCAGATGCGGAATCAAAATATCGTTAAGCGAGGTGAGAAATCCCCACACAAAAAACAGCGTGGTGACCATCGCAAAGGCACTGCGATAGTTTGTGCCCGACCCGGAGCCTGGCGTCGCGGCTATCTGCGTGGAACTGCCTACATTCGTCATTGCCATTTACTTAAATTCCCCATGTCTCGATGTCTGGCGCATCACAGTGCCGACCGGTCGACTTCATGTTCCAGGCCGTGGAAAGCGCAAGAACTCACTCTGAGAATCATATCCTGCTCAAACTACTTTTCCGCCCAAAGTCCGCCGCAGCCAACGCCTATACCCCGGTTGAAATAAGTTACCGCTAATCGTGCGGAGGCAATTCCTTTGGAATCTGCACCGCGCCAAAGTGCCCATCCGCGCCTCGCGTAATCATTGGCGCATAGAGGCCCAGCATCTGACGCCGCCACCAGTCTCCTGTCCGGCGCTTCTCTTCCATCGACGTAAACCAGTACTGCCAGAGAACCGCCCTGACATAACGCGGCGGGGATTGCGGGAACGGATTGTTGCGAAAGAGCTCCAACACATCGCCTTCATTCGAAAGTAATCGCTCCTCCGTCAACACTACCAACTCATTCTGCCGCCAGTCCCCCAACGACGCGAACCACAAATTCCAATCGAACCGCGGCTGATACGGCGCATAGATTCGCGGAACTTCCTTCAACGCCTGCGGCTTATATCGAAACAGGTAAGGCTGCCAGTTCACGCCATCGTTCGAGCCCTGAAACTCAATCTCGTAGCGCCCGCGTGTCATTACAGCGAACAGTCCGTACTGGTTGGCGATGCGAAACGGTTCGAGCGCTTTCACTGGAGCCACCGGCAGAGGCACGCGCGACATCACCATCGCTCCCATCTCGATGACCGTGGCATAACCAACCCAGGTCAGCAGCACCGCCGCCACAGCCACACTCGCAGCGTGCAGCCACTCTCGAATTCTGGTCGCGCTTCTCGGCTCCACGCTGCTTTCCTCAACAGACAACGGCGGGCGAAACCGTGACGGCATACACTGGCGCAGGCTAAAATCATCCAGTAGCAAAAATCCCAGCGCGGCCACCAGATAGTTCAGAAACGCATAATTTCCCGTCAGGATCACGCCGATCTGCCACGGCGTGACGATCCAAAAACAGACCAGCCTTACCCGGCGTGGGAAGAAAAGCATCAGCACCACGACGAACTCCAGCAGCAGCGTAACTACCACCGTGGCCGCATGAAACCAATGCGGCAGATGTGCCACGTACCATCCAATCCACGTCGGCAGCGGGCTGTTCTGGTAGTAGCCATCCATAGCAGTCAGGTTTCGCCACTGCTGGTCGCCACTGAGAATCTTCACCATTCCCGACTCGAAGTAGATCCTGAACCACTCCCACAGCAGCAGAAACAGGCTCGCGCGCGACAGAGGATGGTTCGCGCCATATCCGGGCAGCAATCCGGCTGGCGCAAAGAAGAGTGCCAGAAACCCAGCCTCCAGCAACATGCCATCCGACTGATAGCCCGAGAAGTCTCCCGCCGCTGCAACGAAGGATAAAAAGCAAACGAAGCAGACAAGGAGATTCAGCCGGGGTGAGACATTGAGAAATACCAGCACGGACGCCAACAGGCCAATCCACACCACAGCCATCAGCATCTGCGAATCAGCCGATAGCCAGAACAAAGACGGAACGTTCCAATACCGACTCGCTCCCATCGAGTGCGCAGCCCACGTCAAATACTGTTGCGCCGGAAGAATTCCTTTTGGCCCGATCAGACCTTTGATCTGAAACGTAAGCGAGAAAAATGCAGAGAAGTAAATTGCGCCGAGCGCTCTCAGAAACAGCCATCTCGCAACCAGACAGTTCCCCGCTCCTTCGCGCGAATCAAACAGCCACCGATAGAGCTGAGGCAAACGATCCATAAAAATGCCAGCCGCGAGTGCCACTCGTCGAACTCGCTTAAAACGTTACACGCGAAGCCCACTTCTACACCACCGTCATTTCGACGAAGCGGTTCTTCCGCAGAATGTCTTGCATCCGTCATTTTTCTGAGGGATGATCGAGGTGCCATGAAAAGTGCGATCTGGAAGATAGCAACTCTCACGCTGCTGATAGTTTTTTGCCCTTTCACCAACGCTGCCGATCATCTCGAAACCACGCTCTCTCCAGCGGAGACTGCGGTTATCTCTCGGCAGATAACAACCTTGAAGTCATCCACAGATCGCAACGTCGCCACGGGTTGGAGCAATGCCAAAAAAGTAGCTGAGTTGATCTGCCGTCCGGCTGCGCTGCCCATTCTGAAAAGGAAAATCAAAGGCGCAGATCGAGTCTTTCTCGGAACCGATGC from Granulicella sp. L56 includes these protein-coding regions:
- a CDS encoding lipase maturation factor family protein translates to MDRLPQLYRWLFDSREGAGNCLVARWLFLRALGAIYFSAFFSLTFQIKGLIGPKGILPAQQYLTWAAHSMGASRYWNVPSLFWLSADSQMLMAVVWIGLLASVLVFLNVSPRLNLLVCFVCFLSFVAAAGDFSGYQSDGMLLEAGFLALFFAPAGLLPGYGANHPLSRASLFLLLWEWFRIYFESGMVKILSGDQQWRNLTAMDGYYQNSPLPTWIGWYVAHLPHWFHAATVVVTLLLEFVVVLMLFFPRRVRLVCFWIVTPWQIGVILTGNYAFLNYLVAALGFLLLDDFSLRQCMPSRFRPPLSVEESSVEPRSATRIREWLHAASVAVAAVLLTWVGYATVIEMGAMVMSRVPLPVAPVKALEPFRIANQYGLFAVMTRGRYEIEFQGSNDGVNWQPYLFRYKPQALKEVPRIYAPYQPRFDWNLWFASLGDWRQNELVVLTEERLLSNEGDVLELFRNNPFPQSPPRYVRAVLWQYWFTSMEEKRRTGDWWRRQMLGLYAPMITRGADGHFGAVQIPKELPPHD
- a CDS encoding sugar MFS transporter — its product is MAMTNVGSSTQIAATPGSGSGTNYRSAFAMVTTLFFVWGFLTSLNDILIPHLKAIFDLNYAQAMLVQFAFFSSYAAFGIPSGKVVEWIGYQRTMVLGLLTMGVGAALFIPAANLPSFPLFLAALIVLAAGITALQVAANPYVTVLGPPETGSSRLNLTQAFNSLGTTIGPPLGGWLILRGAEKTVENTDKMTPLMLHAYRIQQAATVKFPYLAIALALVLLALAIWFYKFPRLDATQDYRPSKAGEKGHSMWRYPHVVLGAVAIFVYVGAEVSIGSFLINYFNQSDIAGLTALAAANLVPFYWGGAMMGRFIGSAILQSVKTEKLLALCAVVTTVLVLISMFTVGHVAVWSILLVGFFNSIMFPSIFTLGIAEMGPLTGEASGLLVTAIVGGAIIPELQGILADHIGIHHAFIVPVLCYLFIIYYGLRGSRVIQPVTA